Proteins encoded in a region of the Scatophagus argus isolate fScaArg1 chromosome 1, fScaArg1.pri, whole genome shotgun sequence genome:
- the cbfa2t3 gene encoding protein CBFA2T3 isoform X2 produces MSAEVHLEHQKTADLRAGISSAPVLAPRIPTVTLISHRELRDKHTTHRLPPGSLVPNLAASSHYRCSEGSRVQKVGTMPDSPADVKTQPRSTPPTMPPPPPAVSQATNRSASFTPTTSKSMLNGSSHSPTSLNGAPSTPNGFSNGPAMSSTASLSNQQLPPACGARQLCKLKRFLTTLQQFGNDISPEIGERVRSLVLGLVNSTLTIEEFHSKLHEATNFPLRPFVIPFLKANLPLLQRELLHCARLAKQTPAQYLAQHEQLLLDANASSPLDSSEIMLEMNEHGKRRTPDRTKDSSERDGLHPEHLAKRPCTISPSQRFSPSTGLPAHPPPNGLSTHPPNGLSHPPNPQMAPQHYRLEDMALAHQYRDAYRHNEHRDARDRHRQTVHGTRQEEVIDHRLTDREWAEEWKHLDNLLNCIMDMVEKTRRSLTVLRRCQEADREEMNHWIRRYSDVEEMKKGGSNGQHCLPPPPPPLPPTTPHHNSSSNTASSSESLPIGTSSAAERQTGRQTEIHRDFLHRPPSAYLPEEIWRKAGTTSIPLSPALKHLQNRQEEAVNEVKRQAMSELQKAVSDAERKAHEMISAERSKMERALAEAKRQASEDALTVINQQEDSSESCWNCGRKASETCSGCNTARYCGSFCQHKDWEKHHHVCGQGLQGLPGGSSVPLGNTSSSSSSASSNAPPTHSESTPPGPLSLVGQSSIAGGAGSGSGSVSASPKESSSSSASRSTTPATPALLDATSR; encoded by the exons GTAGCAGAGTTCAGAAGGTTGGAACAATGCCAGATTCACCTGCGGATGTGAAAACCCAGCCTAGGTCCACCCCACCCACCATGCCTCCTCCACCCCCGGCTGTCAGCCAAGCAACCAATCGCAGTGCTTCATTCACCCCCACTACCAGTAAATCAA TGCTGAACGGGAGCAGCCACTCTCCTACGTCACTGAACGGTGCTCCATCCACTCCTAACGGCTTCAGTAATGGCCCAGCCATGTCATCGACAGCCTCGCTTTCCAACCAGCAGCTCCCGCCCGCTTGTGGGGCCCGGCAGCTCTGCAAGCTAAAGCGCTTCCTGACCACGCTGCAGCAGTTTGGCAACGACATATCACCTGAGATTGGAGAGAGAGTGCGCAGCCTAGTGCTGGGGCTGGTG AACTCTACTCTCACCATTGAAGAGTTTCACTCCAAACTTCACGAGGCCACCAACTTCCCTCTGAGGCCATTCGTCATTCCCTTCCTGAAG GCAAACCTGccgctgctgcagagagagttGCTCCACTGTGCCAGGTTGGCCAAGCAGACTCCAGCTCAATATCTGGCCCAACACGAGCAGCTTCTCCTCGACGCCAATGCCAGCTCACCGCTCGACTCCTCCGAGATCATGCTGGAGATGAATGAGCACGGCAAGAGGAGGACTCCTGACAG GACCAAGGACAGCTCAGAGAGAGATGGGTTGCACCCGGAGCATCTGGCTAAGAGACCCTGCACCATCAGTCCCAGCCAGCGCTTCAGCCCCAGCACGGGTCTTCCTGCTCACCCTCCTCCCAACGGCCTCTCCACACACCCTCCAAACGGCCTATCCCACCCACCCAACCCCCAAATGGCACCCCAGCACTATCGCTTAGAAGATATGGCCTTGGCACACCAATACAGAGACGCTTACAGACATAATGAACACCGAGATGCCCGAGACAGGCACCGGCAAACAG TCCATGGAACCCGCCAAGAGGAGGTGATTGACCATCGTCTTACAGATCGAGAGTGGGCAGAGGAATGGAAGCACCTTGATAAC CTTTTGAATTGCATCATGGACATGGTGGAGAAGACGCGCCGCTCTCTGACGGTGCTGCGTCGCTGCCAGGAGGCCGACCGGGAGGAGATGAATCACTGGATACGGCGCTACAGCGACGTAGAGGAGATGAAAAAAGGTGGGAGCAACGGACAGCactgccttcctcctcctcctcctcctcttcctcctactACTCCTCACCACAACTCCTCTTCCAACACAGCTAGCAGCAGCGAGTCACTGCCCATAGGAACTTCCTCGGCTGCTGaaaggcagacaggcagacagacag agatcCACAGAGACTTCTTACACAGGCCTCCCTCAGCATACTTGCCAGAAGAAATCTGGAGGAAAGCCG GTACTACAAGTATCCCGCTCTCCCCAGCTCTAAAGCACCTCCAAAACAGGCAGG aggaGGCAGTGAATGAGGTTAAGCGACAGGCCATGTCAGAGCTGCAGAAGGCGGTGTCGGACGCTGAGAGGAAGGCTCATGAGATGATTTCAGCCGAACGCTCTAAAATGGAGAGGGCACTGGCTGAGGCTAAGAGGCAAGCCTCTGAGGATGCGCTAACTGTCATCAACCAGCAGGAGGACTCCAGTGAA AGCTGCTGGAACTGCGGGAGGAAAGCCAGTGAGACGTGCAGCGGCTGCAACACGGCTCGCTACTGCGGTTCCTTCTGCCAACACAAAGACTGGGAGAAGCACCACCATGTCTGTGGTCAAGGTCTGCAGGGGCTGCCAGGGGGCAGCAGTGTCCCCCTTGGCAACACGTCCTCCTCCAGTTCCTCAGCATCCTCCAATGCACCCCCCACCCACTCGGAGAGCACTCCTCCAGGACCCCTGTCCCTGGTGGGCCAGAGCAGTATCGCGGGAGGGGCTGGCAGTGGCAGTGGAAGTGTCTCAGCCAGCCCCAAGGAGAGCAGTTCCAGCAGTGCCTCTCGCTCCACAACCCCAGCTACGCCCGCCCTGTTGGATGCCACCTCTCGCTGA
- the cbfa2t3 gene encoding protein CBFA2T3 isoform X7 → MPDSPADVKTQPRSTPPTMPPPPPAVSQATNRSASFTPTTSKSMLNGSSHSPTSLNGAPSTPNGFSNGPAMSSTASLSNQQLPPACGARQLCKLKRFLTTLQQFGNDISPEIGERVRSLVLGLVNSTLTIEEFHSKLHEATNFPLRPFVIPFLKANLPLLQRELLHCARLAKQTPAQYLAQHEQLLLDANASSPLDSSEIMLEMNEHGKRRTPDRTKDSSERDGLHPEHLAKRPCTISPSQRFSPSTGLPAHPPPNGLSTHPPNGLSHPPNPQMAPQHYRLEDMALAHQYRDAYRHNEHRDARDRHRQTAVHGTRQEEVIDHRLTDREWAEEWKHLDNLLNCIMDMVEKTRRSLTVLRRCQEADREEMNHWIRRYSDVEEMKKGGSNGQHCLPPPPPPLPPTTPHHNSSSNTASSSESLPIGTSSAAERQTGRQTEIHRDFLHRPPSAYLPEEIWRKAGTTSIPLSPALKHLQNRQEEAVNEVKRQAMSELQKAVSDAERKAHEMISAERSKMERALAEAKRQASEDALTVINQQEDSSESCWNCGRKASETCSGCNTARYCGSFCQHKDWEKHHHVCGQGLQGLPGGSSVPLGNTSSSSSSASSNAPPTHSESTPPGPLSLVGQSSIAGGAGSGSGSVSASPKESSSSSASRSTTPATPALLDATSR, encoded by the exons ATGCCAGATTCACCTGCGGATGTGAAAACCCAGCCTAGGTCCACCCCACCCACCATGCCTCCTCCACCCCCGGCTGTCAGCCAAGCAACCAATCGCAGTGCTTCATTCACCCCCACTACCAGTAAATCAA TGCTGAACGGGAGCAGCCACTCTCCTACGTCACTGAACGGTGCTCCATCCACTCCTAACGGCTTCAGTAATGGCCCAGCCATGTCATCGACAGCCTCGCTTTCCAACCAGCAGCTCCCGCCCGCTTGTGGGGCCCGGCAGCTCTGCAAGCTAAAGCGCTTCCTGACCACGCTGCAGCAGTTTGGCAACGACATATCACCTGAGATTGGAGAGAGAGTGCGCAGCCTAGTGCTGGGGCTGGTG AACTCTACTCTCACCATTGAAGAGTTTCACTCCAAACTTCACGAGGCCACCAACTTCCCTCTGAGGCCATTCGTCATTCCCTTCCTGAAG GCAAACCTGccgctgctgcagagagagttGCTCCACTGTGCCAGGTTGGCCAAGCAGACTCCAGCTCAATATCTGGCCCAACACGAGCAGCTTCTCCTCGACGCCAATGCCAGCTCACCGCTCGACTCCTCCGAGATCATGCTGGAGATGAATGAGCACGGCAAGAGGAGGACTCCTGACAG GACCAAGGACAGCTCAGAGAGAGATGGGTTGCACCCGGAGCATCTGGCTAAGAGACCCTGCACCATCAGTCCCAGCCAGCGCTTCAGCCCCAGCACGGGTCTTCCTGCTCACCCTCCTCCCAACGGCCTCTCCACACACCCTCCAAACGGCCTATCCCACCCACCCAACCCCCAAATGGCACCCCAGCACTATCGCTTAGAAGATATGGCCTTGGCACACCAATACAGAGACGCTTACAGACATAATGAACACCGAGATGCCCGAGACAGGCACCGGCAAACAG CAGTCCATGGAACCCGCCAAGAGGAGGTGATTGACCATCGTCTTACAGATCGAGAGTGGGCAGAGGAATGGAAGCACCTTGATAAC CTTTTGAATTGCATCATGGACATGGTGGAGAAGACGCGCCGCTCTCTGACGGTGCTGCGTCGCTGCCAGGAGGCCGACCGGGAGGAGATGAATCACTGGATACGGCGCTACAGCGACGTAGAGGAGATGAAAAAAGGTGGGAGCAACGGACAGCactgccttcctcctcctcctcctcctcttcctcctactACTCCTCACCACAACTCCTCTTCCAACACAGCTAGCAGCAGCGAGTCACTGCCCATAGGAACTTCCTCGGCTGCTGaaaggcagacaggcagacagacag agatcCACAGAGACTTCTTACACAGGCCTCCCTCAGCATACTTGCCAGAAGAAATCTGGAGGAAAGCCG GTACTACAAGTATCCCGCTCTCCCCAGCTCTAAAGCACCTCCAAAACAGGCAGG aggaGGCAGTGAATGAGGTTAAGCGACAGGCCATGTCAGAGCTGCAGAAGGCGGTGTCGGACGCTGAGAGGAAGGCTCATGAGATGATTTCAGCCGAACGCTCTAAAATGGAGAGGGCACTGGCTGAGGCTAAGAGGCAAGCCTCTGAGGATGCGCTAACTGTCATCAACCAGCAGGAGGACTCCAGTGAA AGCTGCTGGAACTGCGGGAGGAAAGCCAGTGAGACGTGCAGCGGCTGCAACACGGCTCGCTACTGCGGTTCCTTCTGCCAACACAAAGACTGGGAGAAGCACCACCATGTCTGTGGTCAAGGTCTGCAGGGGCTGCCAGGGGGCAGCAGTGTCCCCCTTGGCAACACGTCCTCCTCCAGTTCCTCAGCATCCTCCAATGCACCCCCCACCCACTCGGAGAGCACTCCTCCAGGACCCCTGTCCCTGGTGGGCCAGAGCAGTATCGCGGGAGGGGCTGGCAGTGGCAGTGGAAGTGTCTCAGCCAGCCCCAAGGAGAGCAGTTCCAGCAGTGCCTCTCGCTCCACAACCCCAGCTACGCCCGCCCTGTTGGATGCCACCTCTCGCTGA
- the cbfa2t3 gene encoding protein CBFA2T3 isoform X4, whose product MSAEVHLEHQKTADLRAGISSAPVLAPRIPTVTLISHRELRDKHTTHRLPPGSLVPNLAASSHYRCSEGSRVQKVGTMPDSPADVKTQPRSTPPTMPPPPPAVSQATNRSASFTPTTSKSMLNGSSHSPTSLNGAPSTPNGFSNGPAMSSTASLSNQQLPPACGARQLCKLKRFLTTLQQFGNDISPEIGERVRSLVLGLVNSTLTIEEFHSKLHEATNFPLRPFVIPFLKANLPLLQRELLHCARLAKQTPAQYLAQHEQLLLDANASSPLDSSEIMLEMNEHGKRRTPDRTKDSSERDGLHPEHLAKRPCTISPSQRFSPSTGLPAHPPPNGLSTHPPNGLSHPPNPQMAPQHYRLEDMALAHQYRDAYRHNEHRDARDRHRQTAVHGTRQEEVIDHRLTDREWAEEWKHLDNLLNCIMDMVEKTRRSLTVLRRCQEADREEMNHWIRRYSDVEEMKKASSSESLPIGTSSAAERQTGRQTEIHRDFLHRPPSAYLPEEIWRKAGTTSIPLSPALKHLQNRQEEAVNEVKRQAMSELQKAVSDAERKAHEMISAERSKMERALAEAKRQASEDALTVINQQEDSSESCWNCGRKASETCSGCNTARYCGSFCQHKDWEKHHHVCGQGLQGLPGGSSVPLGNTSSSSSSASSNAPPTHSESTPPGPLSLVGQSSIAGGAGSGSGSVSASPKESSSSSASRSTTPATPALLDATSR is encoded by the exons GTAGCAGAGTTCAGAAGGTTGGAACAATGCCAGATTCACCTGCGGATGTGAAAACCCAGCCTAGGTCCACCCCACCCACCATGCCTCCTCCACCCCCGGCTGTCAGCCAAGCAACCAATCGCAGTGCTTCATTCACCCCCACTACCAGTAAATCAA TGCTGAACGGGAGCAGCCACTCTCCTACGTCACTGAACGGTGCTCCATCCACTCCTAACGGCTTCAGTAATGGCCCAGCCATGTCATCGACAGCCTCGCTTTCCAACCAGCAGCTCCCGCCCGCTTGTGGGGCCCGGCAGCTCTGCAAGCTAAAGCGCTTCCTGACCACGCTGCAGCAGTTTGGCAACGACATATCACCTGAGATTGGAGAGAGAGTGCGCAGCCTAGTGCTGGGGCTGGTG AACTCTACTCTCACCATTGAAGAGTTTCACTCCAAACTTCACGAGGCCACCAACTTCCCTCTGAGGCCATTCGTCATTCCCTTCCTGAAG GCAAACCTGccgctgctgcagagagagttGCTCCACTGTGCCAGGTTGGCCAAGCAGACTCCAGCTCAATATCTGGCCCAACACGAGCAGCTTCTCCTCGACGCCAATGCCAGCTCACCGCTCGACTCCTCCGAGATCATGCTGGAGATGAATGAGCACGGCAAGAGGAGGACTCCTGACAG GACCAAGGACAGCTCAGAGAGAGATGGGTTGCACCCGGAGCATCTGGCTAAGAGACCCTGCACCATCAGTCCCAGCCAGCGCTTCAGCCCCAGCACGGGTCTTCCTGCTCACCCTCCTCCCAACGGCCTCTCCACACACCCTCCAAACGGCCTATCCCACCCACCCAACCCCCAAATGGCACCCCAGCACTATCGCTTAGAAGATATGGCCTTGGCACACCAATACAGAGACGCTTACAGACATAATGAACACCGAGATGCCCGAGACAGGCACCGGCAAACAG CAGTCCATGGAACCCGCCAAGAGGAGGTGATTGACCATCGTCTTACAGATCGAGAGTGGGCAGAGGAATGGAAGCACCTTGATAAC CTTTTGAATTGCATCATGGACATGGTGGAGAAGACGCGCCGCTCTCTGACGGTGCTGCGTCGCTGCCAGGAGGCCGACCGGGAGGAGATGAATCACTGGATACGGCGCTACAGCGACGTAGAGGAGATGAAAAAAG CTAGCAGCAGCGAGTCACTGCCCATAGGAACTTCCTCGGCTGCTGaaaggcagacaggcagacagacag agatcCACAGAGACTTCTTACACAGGCCTCCCTCAGCATACTTGCCAGAAGAAATCTGGAGGAAAGCCG GTACTACAAGTATCCCGCTCTCCCCAGCTCTAAAGCACCTCCAAAACAGGCAGG aggaGGCAGTGAATGAGGTTAAGCGACAGGCCATGTCAGAGCTGCAGAAGGCGGTGTCGGACGCTGAGAGGAAGGCTCATGAGATGATTTCAGCCGAACGCTCTAAAATGGAGAGGGCACTGGCTGAGGCTAAGAGGCAAGCCTCTGAGGATGCGCTAACTGTCATCAACCAGCAGGAGGACTCCAGTGAA AGCTGCTGGAACTGCGGGAGGAAAGCCAGTGAGACGTGCAGCGGCTGCAACACGGCTCGCTACTGCGGTTCCTTCTGCCAACACAAAGACTGGGAGAAGCACCACCATGTCTGTGGTCAAGGTCTGCAGGGGCTGCCAGGGGGCAGCAGTGTCCCCCTTGGCAACACGTCCTCCTCCAGTTCCTCAGCATCCTCCAATGCACCCCCCACCCACTCGGAGAGCACTCCTCCAGGACCCCTGTCCCTGGTGGGCCAGAGCAGTATCGCGGGAGGGGCTGGCAGTGGCAGTGGAAGTGTCTCAGCCAGCCCCAAGGAGAGCAGTTCCAGCAGTGCCTCTCGCTCCACAACCCCAGCTACGCCCGCCCTGTTGGATGCCACCTCTCGCTGA